A region of Deinococcus terrestris DNA encodes the following proteins:
- a CDS encoding DNA-3-methyladenine glycosylase family protein: MLPVPPSSDPLFPDHPEGRAFLVRDPVLGGVIATLGPLAPLTPTPDPFGTLIRSVIGQQLSVTAADRIAERVGTALGEVTPGALGAAAPGSLRALGLSWAKVRTVQALAGAAQSGQVDFAHLGTLPDEAVIAALTPLPGIGRWTAEMFLIFGLARPDVFSHGDLILRQGVGRLAPGADARAVVKAWSPWRTLAARALWADHHARQARGRRFPDPQ; encoded by the coding sequence ATGCTGCCCGTCCCGCCCAGTTCCGACCCCCTCTTCCCCGACCATCCTGAGGGCCGCGCCTTTCTGGTCCGCGACCCGGTGCTGGGTGGGGTGATCGCCACGCTGGGACCGCTCGCGCCGCTGACACCGACGCCGGACCCCTTCGGCACCCTGATTCGCAGCGTGATCGGGCAGCAGCTCTCGGTGACGGCGGCGGACCGCATCGCGGAACGGGTAGGGACCGCGCTGGGCGAGGTCACACCGGGGGCGCTCGGGGCCGCTGCGCCCGGCAGCCTGCGGGCGCTGGGCCTTTCCTGGGCGAAGGTCCGCACCGTGCAGGCCCTGGCCGGGGCCGCGCAAAGTGGGCAGGTGGACTTCGCGCATCTGGGCACCTTGCCCGACGAGGCCGTGATCGCGGCGCTGACCCCGCTGCCCGGTATCGGCCGCTGGACCGCCGAGATGTTCCTGATCTTCGGACTGGCACGGCCGGACGTGTTCAGCCACGGCGACCTGATCCTGCGGCAGGGGGTAGGGCGCCTGGCTCCCGGCGCGGACGCCCGCGCAGTCGTGAAGGCGTGGTCGCCCTGGCGCACCCTGGCCGCCCGTGCCCTCTGGGCCGACCATCACGCGCGGCAGGCGCGGGGCCGCCGCTTCCCGGACCCGCAGTAG
- a CDS encoding S1C family serine protease, translating to MTAALRALAAALLLAGAGAAVYLTGHGQGVQAQRALATTDEINTVEVAQKSLRAVVRVDARLRKEFLQAGDDPVETGTGFFYKSNLIVTNYHVVQFQESVSVTLYNGRRVPARVEGIDPGIDIAILRVSGVSAPRTLAFGRSASLLPGQKLITIGTPLRIPNFVGTGVFSVMASAQDVPRDDQLGQEIGQYLLTTASIQQGNSGGPVLDSRGAVVGVADANAAPNLFVPGIIGMAIPSDLVRQSLDDLEKIGVPQRGTLGVTLVDLETLDPALRQLAGLSSSDGALVDEVAAGSAGARAGLRGSLRNSRGQLLAPLGDIIVAVDGVRVRGSYDVTRLVAAKRPGQTVNLRVWRNKKSVNVKVTLQKRTLQ from the coding sequence GTGACCGCCGCGCTGCGTGCCCTGGCGGCCGCCCTGCTCCTGGCCGGGGCGGGCGCCGCCGTCTATCTCACCGGGCACGGGCAGGGCGTGCAGGCGCAGCGGGCGCTGGCGACCACCGACGAGATCAACACGGTCGAGGTGGCGCAAAAGTCGCTGCGGGCGGTCGTGCGGGTGGATGCCCGGCTGCGCAAGGAATTCTTGCAAGCCGGGGACGACCCGGTCGAGACGGGCACCGGCTTTTTCTACAAGTCCAATCTGATCGTCACCAACTACCACGTCGTGCAGTTCCAGGAGTCGGTGAGCGTGACCCTGTACAACGGGCGGCGGGTGCCCGCGCGGGTCGAGGGGATCGACCCCGGCATCGACATCGCCATTCTGCGGGTGAGCGGGGTTTCGGCGCCGCGCACCCTCGCCTTCGGGCGCAGCGCGAGCCTGCTTCCGGGGCAGAAGCTGATCACCATCGGCACGCCGCTGCGGATTCCCAACTTCGTGGGCACCGGGGTCTTCAGCGTGATGGCGAGCGCTCAGGACGTGCCGCGCGACGACCAGCTCGGGCAGGAGATCGGCCAGTACCTGCTCACGACCGCCAGCATCCAGCAGGGCAACAGCGGCGGCCCGGTCCTCGACTCGCGCGGGGCGGTGGTGGGGGTAGCCGACGCCAATGCCGCGCCCAACCTCTTCGTGCCGGGCATCATCGGCATGGCGATTCCCAGCGACCTCGTGCGCCAGAGCCTCGACGACCTCGAGAAGATCGGCGTGCCCCAGCGCGGCACCCTGGGGGTCACGCTGGTGGACCTCGAGACCCTGGACCCGGCGCTGCGGCAGCTCGCGGGTCTGAGCAGCTCGGACGGGGCGCTCGTCGACGAGGTCGCCGCCGGGTCCGCCGGGGCGCGGGCCGGGCTGCGCGGCAGCCTGCGCAACAGCCGGGGCCAACTCTTGGCGCCACTGGGCGACATCATCGTGGCGGTGGACGGCGTGCGGGTGCGCGGCAGCTACGACGTGACCCGGCTGGTCGCTGCCAAGCGCCCCGGCCAGACCGTCAACCTGCGGGTGTGGCGGAACAAGAAGAGCGTGAACGTCAAGGTGACCCTGCAAAAGCGGACCCTGCAGTAA
- a CDS encoding RtcB family protein, producing MNGKHITKLGFGGRAIALALAAAKVRERVGISTQEILGELASVRDHPEAYVTGGVYADLAAELTSREARARAARQATLRPTPLPYRVWGEDLIEPGARTQMDVAMQLPVSRAGALMPDAHVGYGLPIGGVLATEGAVIPYGVGVDIGCSMMLSVLPLRPDALGTDETRKLLMKHTRFGAGVSFEKSFRGDHEVLHDPAWREQALLRHLRDKAAEQIGTSGSGNHFVEFGTLHLPAPDLGLEAGDYLAVLSHSGSRGFGAQVANHYTKVAQTLHPQLDPAARKLAWLPLDTEEGEGYWQAMNLAGRYALANHDLIHARIARALGAEPLAQVSNSHNLAWKQVLPDGEEVIVHRKGATPAEAGRLGLIPGSMADPGFVVRGRGNAEALDSASHGAGRQMGRKAAERALNKRDVQAYLKERGITLIGGGVDEAPQAYKRIEEVIARQRDLVDVVAEFRPRVVRMDTGHEDV from the coding sequence ATGAACGGCAAGCACATCACGAAGCTGGGGTTCGGGGGCCGGGCGATCGCCCTGGCCCTCGCCGCCGCCAAAGTGCGCGAGCGGGTGGGAATCAGTACGCAAGAAATCCTGGGAGAACTCGCTTCGGTGCGCGACCACCCGGAGGCCTATGTCACCGGGGGCGTCTACGCTGACCTCGCGGCAGAGCTGACCTCGCGGGAGGCCAGGGCGCGGGCGGCGCGGCAGGCGACCCTGCGGCCCACGCCGCTGCCCTACCGGGTCTGGGGCGAGGACCTGATCGAGCCCGGCGCCCGCACCCAGATGGACGTGGCGATGCAGCTTCCGGTCAGCCGCGCGGGAGCACTGATGCCCGACGCCCACGTGGGCTATGGCCTGCCCATCGGCGGGGTGCTGGCGACCGAGGGGGCCGTGATTCCCTACGGGGTGGGCGTGGACATCGGCTGCTCGATGATGCTCAGCGTGTTGCCCCTGCGCCCCGATGCCCTGGGGACCGACGAGACCCGCAAGCTGCTGATGAAGCACACCCGCTTCGGGGCGGGCGTGAGCTTCGAGAAGTCCTTCCGGGGCGACCACGAGGTCTTGCACGACCCCGCCTGGCGCGAGCAGGCGCTGCTGCGGCACCTGCGGGACAAGGCTGCCGAGCAGATCGGCACCTCGGGCAGCGGCAACCATTTCGTGGAGTTCGGCACCCTGCACCTGCCCGCCCCCGACCTAGGGCTGGAGGCCGGGGACTACCTCGCGGTGCTGTCCCACAGCGGCTCGCGCGGGTTCGGGGCACAGGTGGCGAACCACTACACCAAGGTCGCGCAGACCCTGCACCCGCAACTCGACCCCGCTGCCCGCAAGCTCGCGTGGCTGCCGCTGGACACCGAGGAAGGCGAGGGCTACTGGCAGGCGATGAACCTCGCGGGGCGCTACGCCCTGGCGAACCACGACCTGATTCACGCCCGGATTGCCCGCGCCCTGGGTGCCGAGCCGCTCGCCCAGGTCAGCAACAGCCACAACCTCGCCTGGAAGCAGGTCCTCCCCGATGGTGAGGAAGTGATCGTCCACCGCAAGGGCGCCACCCCCGCCGAGGCCGGGCGCCTGGGCCTGATTCCCGGCAGCATGGCCGATCCCGGCTTCGTGGTGCGGGGGCGCGGCAACGCGGAGGCCCTCGACAGCGCCAGCCACGGGGCCGGGCGCCAGATGGGGCGCAAGGCCGCAGAACGGGCGCTGAACAAGCGCGACGTGCAGGCTTACTTGAAGGAGCGCGGCATCACGCTGATCGGCGGCGGGGTCGACGAGGCGCCGCAGGCCTACAAGCGCATCGAGGAAGTCATCGCCCGGCAGCGCGACCTCGTGGACGTGGTGGCCGAGTTTCGCCCGCGCGTGGTGCGGATGGACACCGGGCACGAGGACGTGTAG
- a CDS encoding UDP-N-acetylmuramoyl-L-alanyl-D-glutamate--2,6-diaminopimelate ligase yields the protein MHLPELAAALNVPPTDLPPTGVRGVTHNAAWVEPGFVFVAIRGARFDGHSFLDEVAGRGAVAVLGESLSEGQTSPLPYLTVPDARAALADAAAALESHPSRALKVVGVTGTDGKTTTSWLTRHLLRAAGLPTGLLSTVGYELPDGRLRHFPAHFTTPEAPQVQATLRELLEAGGRAAVLEASSHALALERVRGVEWDVAVWTHLTQEHLDFHGTVEAYFAEKRKLVERAPFAVLNADDPWTARLTGVASDETTYSLDGSPADWQAHEVEERATGLHFRVKSPLGEFAAHLPMIGRFNVANALAGMAAAARLGATREQLVTGLASFGGVPGRMELVPGGEDAPRVVVDFAHTPPSLDKALDTLRATTPGQLWVVIGSAGGLRDPGKRAPLGEVATRRADHAVFTEEDHRDTPLADILAEMERGAREAGRSNFVSVGDRREAIRYAIGAALPGDTVLLAGKGAEDTLERGADVLPWNEVEEARAALEARR from the coding sequence ATGCACCTGCCCGAGCTGGCCGCCGCCCTGAATGTCCCCCCGACCGACCTGCCGCCCACGGGGGTCCGGGGCGTCACCCACAACGCGGCGTGGGTCGAGCCGGGGTTCGTGTTCGTGGCGATTCGGGGCGCCCGCTTCGACGGGCACAGCTTTCTGGACGAGGTGGCGGGTCGGGGCGCGGTCGCGGTGCTGGGCGAGAGCTTAAGCGAGGGGCAGACCTCTCCCCTGCCCTACCTGACGGTCCCGGACGCGCGGGCGGCGCTGGCGGACGCGGCGGCAGCGCTGGAGAGCCACCCTAGCCGGGCGCTCAAGGTCGTGGGCGTGACGGGCACCGACGGCAAAACCACGACGAGCTGGCTGACCCGCCATCTGCTACGGGCAGCGGGATTACCTACGGGCCTGCTGAGCACCGTGGGCTACGAGTTGCCTGACGGGAGGCTGCGGCATTTCCCCGCGCACTTCACCACCCCGGAAGCGCCCCAGGTGCAGGCGACCCTGCGCGAACTGCTGGAGGCGGGCGGGCGGGCCGCCGTGCTGGAGGCCAGCAGCCACGCCCTCGCGCTGGAGCGGGTGCGCGGGGTGGAGTGGGACGTGGCGGTCTGGACGCACCTCACGCAGGAGCACCTCGACTTTCACGGCACGGTGGAGGCGTACTTCGCGGAGAAGCGCAAGCTGGTGGAGCGTGCCCCCTTCGCCGTGCTGAACGCCGACGACCCCTGGACCGCGCGGCTGACCGGCGTCGCCTCCGACGAGACGACCTATTCCCTGGACGGCTCTCCCGCCGACTGGCAGGCGCACGAGGTGGAAGAACGGGCGACCGGGCTGCACTTCCGGGTCAAGTCGCCCCTGGGCGAGTTCGCGGCCCACCTCCCCATGATCGGCCGCTTCAACGTGGCGAACGCGCTCGCGGGGATGGCGGCGGCGGCGCGGCTGGGGGCCACGCGGGAGCAGCTTGTGACGGGCCTCGCCTCTTTCGGCGGGGTGCCGGGGCGGATGGAACTCGTGCCGGGCGGCGAGGATGCGCCCCGCGTAGTCGTCGACTTCGCCCACACGCCCCCCAGTCTGGACAAGGCACTGGACACGCTGCGGGCGACCACGCCGGGGCAACTGTGGGTGGTGATCGGGTCGGCGGGTGGCCTGCGCGACCCCGGCAAGCGGGCGCCGCTGGGCGAGGTCGCCACCCGGCGGGCCGACCACGCCGTCTTCACCGAGGAGGACCACCGCGACACGCCCCTCGCGGACATCCTCGCCGAGATGGAGCGCGGGGCACGGGAGGCGGGCCGGAGCAACTTCGTCTCGGTCGGGGACCGACGCGAGGCGATCCGGTACGCCATCGGCGCCGCCCTGCCCGGCGACACCGTGCTGCTCGCGGGCAAGGGCGCCGAGGACACCCTAGAGCGCGGCGCCGACGTCCTCCCCTGGAACGAGGTGGAGGAGGCGCGGGCGGCGCTGGAGGCCCGGCGGTGA
- a CDS encoding winged helix-turn-helix domain-containing protein yields MTQVQQEVRVTDPAVARALRQHHGFLGHFLAPRSPSEVAPALGMAPNLVHHHARKLADLGLLFEARREGGKVYYQLAAREFRVPSDLLPPGDEQGNGTADLRELSQGFLRAYERSWSRMHVGEEDLYGFGDAERPARPAPMPSGPAAEPCPTHLDALTLRLSPERYAQLAHAITALLDEAAAEGIREGGFPCTVALLAFQGVPGEGETGTFKGISRHTNSFLGAPTA; encoded by the coding sequence ATGACTCAGGTTCAACAGGAGGTGCGTGTGACGGACCCTGCCGTCGCCCGTGCCCTGCGGCAGCACCACGGCTTTCTGGGGCACTTCCTGGCCCCGCGCTCCCCCAGCGAGGTGGCCCCGGCGCTGGGGATGGCCCCCAACCTCGTGCACCACCACGCCCGCAAATTGGCCGACCTGGGGCTGCTGTTCGAGGCGCGGCGGGAGGGCGGCAAGGTGTATTACCAGCTCGCCGCGCGGGAATTCCGGGTGCCCTCGGACCTGCTGCCCCCCGGCGACGAGCAGGGCAACGGTACGGCGGACCTGCGCGAGCTGTCGCAGGGGTTTCTGCGGGCCTATGAGCGGTCGTGGAGCCGGATGCACGTGGGCGAGGAAGACCTCTACGGCTTCGGGGACGCGGAGCGCCCAGCCCGGCCCGCGCCCATGCCTTCCGGCCCGGCGGCGGAGCCCTGTCCCACCCACCTCGACGCCCTGACGCTGCGCCTCTCGCCCGAACGGTACGCGCAGCTTGCCCACGCGATCACGGCCCTGCTGGACGAGGCCGCCGCCGAGGGCATCCGCGAGGGTGGGTTCCCCTGCACGGTCGCCCTGCTCGCGTTTCAGGGGGTGCCGGGCGAGGGGGAAACGGGGACTTTCAAGGGCATCTCCCGCCACACGAATTCGTTTCTGGGGGCACCGACTGCCTGA
- a CDS encoding YbaY family lipoprotein: MKRTFPLLLAALLTSPALAQSIRIVRPSTPPPATTTTAPDLTDVPAGWRVVAGRVSAPSTVRLPAGSIVTVAIQDVTDGRSPSTLLEVSFPTTKLSTPYQLQYNPVRINPRRDYVVTARVNDARGRLLYRSAARQELPEGRAAVLNLRVTPR; the protein is encoded by the coding sequence ATGAAGCGTACCTTTCCCCTTCTGCTGGCCGCCCTGCTGACCTCCCCGGCCCTGGCCCAGAGCATCCGCATCGTGCGGCCGAGCACCCCGCCCCCGGCCACGACGACCACCGCTCCCGACCTCACCGACGTGCCTGCCGGGTGGAGGGTGGTCGCGGGCCGCGTCTCCGCGCCGTCCACCGTGCGCCTGCCCGCCGGAAGCATCGTCACCGTCGCCATTCAGGACGTGACGGACGGCCGCTCCCCTTCCACCCTGCTGGAGGTGAGCTTCCCGACCACCAAGCTCTCCACCCCCTACCAGCTCCAGTACAACCCGGTGCGCATCAATCCCCGCCGCGACTACGTGGTCACCGCCCGCGTGAACGACGCGCGGGGCCGCCTGCTGTACCGCTCGGCGGCCCGGCAGGAGTTGCCGGAGGGCCGTGCCGCCGTGCTCAATCTGCGCGTCACGCCCCGCTGA
- a CDS encoding acyl-CoA dehydrogenase C-terminal domain-containing protein, with protein MPQYKAPLRDIKFLMHELLQAPQVLANVPFYQANETADSDLLNQVLEEAARFVETELVPLNRVGDEEGCTRHEDGSVTTPTGFKEAYKKYREAGWTALDADPNYGGQGMPHLVSNVLVEMMTSANVAWSMYPGLSHGAYSALHAVGSDELKNLYLPKIVSGEWTGTMCLTEPHAGTDLGMIRTKATDNGDGTYAVTGTKIFISAGEHDMAENIVHLVLARLEGSPQGTKGISLFLVPKFVPNADGSLGERNGVVCGSIEHKMGIHGNATAVLNFDGAKGYLVGEINKGMNHMFIMMNAARLGTGLQGLGLGEVAYQNALAYAKDRIQMRHEPRVNADEPADPIIVHPDVRRMLLTGKAYTEAGRALAMWLALSIDLEHHHPDEAQRKEAADLVALLTPVAKAFMTDNGFNVAVLSQQVLGGHGYIREWGLEQFVRDARIGQIYEGTNGIQALDLLGRKVLMDGGKKLQKLAGTLQEFVEDNADDEDLAPYLDQLGKAAGQLGSLTMVIGQKAMAGPEGADEVNAAAVDYLRYFGHVVYGYLWARMAKIAHEKIAAGQDRDGFYLGKVQTAKFYFTKLFPETKALAATIKAGNEPLAVDDRAVFGLERALVGA; from the coding sequence ATGCCTCAGTACAAAGCTCCCCTGCGCGACATCAAGTTCCTGATGCACGAGCTGCTGCAAGCGCCCCAGGTGCTGGCGAACGTGCCCTTTTACCAGGCGAACGAGACCGCCGACAGCGACCTGCTCAACCAGGTGCTCGAGGAGGCCGCCCGCTTCGTCGAGACCGAACTCGTGCCCCTGAACCGCGTGGGCGACGAGGAGGGCTGCACCCGACATGAGGACGGCTCGGTCACCACGCCCACCGGCTTCAAGGAGGCCTACAAGAAGTACCGCGAGGCGGGCTGGACCGCCCTCGACGCCGACCCGAACTACGGCGGCCAGGGGATGCCCCACCTCGTGAGCAACGTGCTCGTCGAGATGATGACCTCCGCGAACGTGGCCTGGAGCATGTACCCCGGCCTCTCGCACGGCGCGTACTCGGCCCTGCACGCGGTGGGAAGCGACGAGCTGAAAAACCTCTACCTCCCCAAGATCGTCTCCGGCGAGTGGACGGGCACGATGTGCCTGACCGAGCCGCACGCGGGCACCGACCTCGGCATGATCCGCACCAAGGCCACCGACAACGGCGACGGCACCTACGCGGTCACCGGCACCAAGATCTTCATCAGCGCGGGCGAGCACGACATGGCCGAGAACATCGTGCACCTCGTCCTGGCGCGGCTGGAGGGCAGCCCGCAGGGGACCAAGGGCATTTCGCTGTTCCTGGTGCCCAAGTTCGTGCCCAACGCCGACGGCAGCCTCGGCGAGCGCAACGGCGTGGTGTGCGGCTCCATCGAGCACAAAATGGGCATTCACGGCAACGCGACCGCTGTGCTGAACTTCGACGGTGCGAAGGGCTACCTCGTCGGCGAGATCAACAAGGGCATGAACCACATGTTCATCATGATGAACGCCGCCCGCCTGGGAACCGGTCTTCAGGGCCTCGGGCTGGGCGAGGTGGCCTACCAGAACGCGCTCGCCTACGCCAAGGACCGCATCCAGATGCGCCACGAGCCTCGCGTGAACGCGGACGAACCCGCCGACCCCATCATCGTGCACCCCGACGTGCGCCGCATGCTGCTGACCGGCAAGGCGTACACCGAAGCAGGCCGGGCGCTGGCGATGTGGCTGGCCCTGAGCATCGACCTGGAACACCACCACCCCGACGAGGCGCAGCGCAAGGAAGCCGCCGACCTCGTGGCGCTGCTGACCCCGGTCGCCAAGGCGTTCATGACCGACAACGGCTTCAACGTGGCCGTGCTCTCGCAGCAGGTGCTCGGCGGACACGGCTACATCCGCGAGTGGGGCCTGGAGCAGTTCGTGCGCGACGCCCGCATCGGCCAGATCTACGAGGGCACCAACGGCATCCAGGCGCTGGACCTCTTGGGCCGCAAGGTGCTGATGGACGGCGGCAAGAAGCTCCAGAAGCTCGCCGGGACCTTGCAGGAGTTCGTGGAGGACAACGCGGACGACGAGGACCTCGCCCCCTACCTCGACCAGCTCGGCAAGGCCGCCGGGCAGCTCGGCAGCCTGACGATGGTGATCGGCCAGAAGGCGATGGCGGGTCCCGAGGGCGCGGACGAGGTGAACGCCGCCGCCGTGGACTACCTGCGCTACTTCGGGCATGTGGTGTACGGCTACCTGTGGGCGCGGATGGCGAAGATCGCCCACGAGAAGATTGCCGCCGGGCAGGACCGTGACGGCTTCTACCTCGGCAAGGTGCAGACGGCGAAGTTCTACTTCACCAAGCTCTTCCCCGAAACCAAGGCGCTCGCCGCGACCATCAAGGCCGGAAACGAGCCGCTGGCCGTGGACGACCGCGCAGTGTTCGGGCTGGAACGGGCGCTCGTCGGGGCGTAA
- a CDS encoding FmdB family zinc ribbon protein, with the protein MPTYVYKNIETGETYEIKQSMRDEPLTTHPETGAAIKRVLVAPGIAFRGSGFYVTDSRPAPKGEVGGSGAGGGGE; encoded by the coding sequence ATGCCCACGTACGTCTACAAGAACATCGAAACCGGCGAAACCTACGAGATCAAGCAGAGCATGCGCGACGAGCCGCTGACCACCCACCCCGAGACGGGCGCGGCGATCAAGCGCGTGCTGGTCGCGCCCGGCATCGCGTTCCGGGGCAGCGGCTTTTACGTGACCGACTCCCGCCCTGCGCCGAAGGGCGAAGTCGGGGGCAGCGGCGCGGGCGGCGGCGGCGAGTGA
- a CDS encoding Fic family protein, protein MNSRHPRKTEPQDTRYGLLVDYRDIEPHLIHGELLGREWIHARASDAAVKPYLHDTDVLDLHAAAFAQLYGWAWTTRRTEAGPGVVVYVRSFEVRSKLRELQYDFAAWYDALPDLWTLADAAELMARTHHNFEYIHPFPDTNGRTGRLLDHYVLWVSLGAVGPSLEESPQIVHFPTEESIGDYFEGLHEASNRRDYDPLKAYYLARLEETFG, encoded by the coding sequence GTGAACTCGCGTCATCCACGCAAGACGGAGCCGCAGGACACCCGCTACGGCTTGCTGGTGGATTACAGGGACATCGAGCCCCACCTGATTCACGGCGAACTCCTGGGGCGCGAGTGGATTCACGCCCGCGCCAGTGACGCTGCGGTGAAACCTTATTTGCACGACACAGACGTGCTGGACCTGCATGCTGCTGCGTTCGCACAGCTCTACGGATGGGCCTGGACCACACGCCGTACCGAGGCTGGGCCGGGTGTCGTGGTCTACGTGCGTTCCTTTGAAGTCAGGTCCAAGCTGCGCGAACTGCAATACGATTTTGCAGCCTGGTATGACGCTCTGCCTGATCTATGGACGCTGGCCGACGCGGCGGAGTTGATGGCGCGGACCCATCACAACTTCGAGTACATCCATCCTTTTCCGGATACCAACGGGCGGACGGGGCGTTTGCTGGATCACTACGTTCTATGGGTGTCGCTTGGCGCCGTGGGACCGAGCTTGGAAGAGAGCCCGCAGATCGTCCATTTCCCAACCGAAGAGAGCATAGGCGACTACTTCGAGGGCTTGCACGAAGCTTCGAATCGCCGTGACTACGATCCTCTGAAGGCCTACTATCTGGCCCGGCTAGAAGAGACCTTCGGCTAA
- a CDS encoding Crp/Fnr family transcriptional regulator, with translation MNYPSLVWHLKRTELFADLELAELERVAATTPCRDYHPGEVIYRMDDPADALYFVRSGLVKISKLFPSGKEAILGVVGQHDTFGELLLEPEERRPTQAEAIEPTSLIVLPRHELQSLLTERPDLAMKLVRLMAARLFEARAWTAAVSAYSAPERVASLLYRLAREFGRPHPQGVELALKLSQEDLARMVGATRETVSHSLGKLKQAGAITRARTPIVVKMDVLGAMLAEPE, from the coding sequence ATGAACTACCCGAGCCTGGTCTGGCACCTCAAGCGGACGGAACTGTTCGCTGACCTGGAGCTGGCCGAGCTGGAGCGGGTCGCCGCGACGACCCCCTGCCGCGACTACCATCCCGGCGAGGTGATCTACCGCATGGATGACCCGGCGGACGCGCTGTATTTCGTGCGCAGCGGCTTGGTCAAGATCAGCAAGCTGTTTCCCAGCGGCAAGGAGGCGATCCTGGGGGTGGTCGGCCAGCACGACACCTTCGGGGAACTGCTGCTGGAACCTGAGGAGCGCCGCCCCACCCAGGCCGAGGCCATTGAGCCCACCAGCCTGATCGTGCTGCCCCGGCACGAGTTGCAAAGCCTGCTGACCGAGCGCCCCGACCTCGCCATGAAGCTGGTCCGGCTGATGGCCGCGCGGCTCTTCGAAGCGCGGGCGTGGACGGCCGCCGTGAGTGCCTACAGCGCCCCCGAGCGGGTTGCGAGCCTGCTCTACCGCCTTGCCCGCGAGTTCGGTCGCCCGCATCCGCAGGGGGTAGAACTGGCACTCAAGCTGAGTCAGGAAGACCTTGCCCGGATGGTGGGGGCCACCCGCGAGACGGTGAGTCACTCGCTGGGCAAGCTCAAGCAGGCTGGAGCGATCACCCGCGCCCGCACGCCCATCGTGGTGAAGATGGACGTGCTGGGGGCCATGCTCGCGGAACCCGAGTAG
- a CDS encoding deoxynucleoside kinase, protein MYLAISGNIGSGKSTLTRMLADRYGLRPVYEPYAENPYLEDFYRDMRRYSFHSQVYFLSRRLEQHLNLVTGARYVIQDRTVFEDANIFARNLYESGQMEARDWATYRGLYEGVLPALRVPDLLIHIDASLPTLKKRIAQRGRAYEKDIPDAYLGGLNRLYDEWIQGFDACPVVRVPGDELDFVQNPAAFQWVCSRVQAHGFGLPLLR, encoded by the coding sequence ATGTACCTCGCCATTTCCGGCAACATCGGCAGCGGCAAGAGCACCCTGACGCGGATGCTCGCCGACCGCTACGGCCTGCGCCCGGTCTACGAGCCGTATGCCGAGAACCCCTACCTGGAGGATTTCTACCGCGACATGCGGCGGTATTCTTTCCACAGTCAGGTGTATTTCCTGTCGCGGCGGCTCGAACAGCACCTCAACCTGGTCACGGGGGCGCGGTACGTGATTCAGGACCGCACGGTCTTCGAGGACGCCAATATCTTCGCCCGCAACCTCTACGAGTCGGGCCAGATGGAAGCCCGCGACTGGGCCACCTACCGGGGACTGTATGAGGGCGTGCTTCCGGCCCTGCGGGTGCCCGACCTTTTGATTCACATCGACGCCTCGCTGCCTACCCTGAAAAAGCGCATCGCCCAGCGGGGCCGCGCCTACGAAAAGGACATCCCCGACGCCTATCTGGGGGGCCTGAACCGCCTCTACGACGAGTGGATTCAGGGCTTTGACGCCTGCCCGGTCGTGCGGGTGCCGGGCGACGAGCTGGATTTCGTGCAGAATCCGGCGGCTTTTCAGTGGGTATGCAGCCGGGTGCAGGCGCACGGCTTCGGGCTGCCGCTGCTGCGTTAG
- a CDS encoding deoxynucleoside kinase gives MYVVVEGPIGVGKTSLAGRLAGRSGAELNLEVVEENPFLARFYESPEAYAFQVQVFFLLSRFKQLSALAQPGLWSGHVVSDYLFDKDFIFAAMNLKDAEFALYEDLYSHLSPRLPTPDLVVYLRAEPGLLLSRIEKRGRPFERDMQAAYLADLTARYDEYFRTYPGHLLTVDASRYDFVGNPDDERALHAEIESALRAGQGAVV, from the coding sequence ATGTACGTCGTCGTCGAAGGCCCCATCGGGGTAGGAAAAACGAGCCTGGCGGGGCGGCTCGCGGGGCGCTCCGGCGCGGAGCTGAATCTGGAGGTCGTGGAGGAAAATCCCTTCCTGGCCCGCTTCTATGAGTCGCCGGAAGCCTACGCCTTTCAGGTGCAGGTGTTCTTCCTGCTCTCGCGCTTCAAGCAGCTCTCGGCGCTCGCACAGCCGGGGCTGTGGAGCGGCCATGTGGTCAGCGACTACCTCTTCGACAAGGACTTCATCTTCGCGGCGATGAACCTCAAAGACGCCGAGTTCGCGCTGTACGAGGACCTCTACAGTCACCTCTCGCCCCGGCTGCCCACCCCGGACCTCGTGGTGTACCTGCGGGCCGAACCGGGGCTGCTGCTCTCGCGCATCGAGAAGCGGGGCCGCCCCTTCGAGCGCGACATGCAGGCCGCCTACCTCGCGGACCTGACCGCCCGCTACGACGAGTATTTCCGGACCTACCCCGGCCACCTGCTGACGGTTGATGCCAGCCGCTACGACTTCGTGGGCAACCCCGACGACGAACGCGCCCTGCACGCCGAGATCGAATCGGCGCTGCGAGCCGGGCAGGGGGCGGTGGTGTGA